The Chelonia mydas isolate rCheMyd1 chromosome 3, rCheMyd1.pri.v2, whole genome shotgun sequence genome includes a region encoding these proteins:
- the HHIPL2 gene encoding HHIP-like protein 2, whose translation MNGPYLKDGQDSYTSNLKKPPVEKVNVWPHSSRFGVTNLSPNFFFCLSVSLLCQAGMLWGHPQCLDYGPPFQPPFHLEFCSAYETFGCCDQDKDNSIAAKYWEIMDYIDPQGHQLCGGYIKDILCQECSPYAAHLYDAENPQTPLRNLPGLCFDYCSEFHFNCRSAITLLTNDKHIQECCERNKTRFCNLLNIQDQDYCYPNVLKNTDLNRNLGSVVEDPKGCLQLCLTEVANGLRNPVLMLHANDNTHRMFVAEQVGIIWVYLPDGSRLEEPFLDIKKIVLATPWIGDERGFLGMAFHPKHKHNRKFYIYYSYMDKKKAEKIRISEFKVLTSDVNKADPRSERSLLELEEPAANHNGGQLLFGMDGYLYLFIGDGGKAGDPFGKFGNAQNKSTLLGKVLRIDVNGKSPDGKHYRIPPDNPFVSDPKALPEVYAYGVRNMWRCAVDRGDPVTHKGRGRIFCGDVGQNRFEEVDIIVKGGNYGWRAKEGFECYDIKLCYNSSLDDILPIFAYGHTVGKSVTGGYVYRGCESPNLNGLYIFGDFMSGRLMALQEEERENKWKKQDICIGSTKACAFPGLISSYNKFIISFAEDEAGELYFMATSYPSAYAPHGAIYKFVDPARRAPPGKCKHKPIPVKTKSKRIPFAPLAKTVLELLNEPPTTKPPNTSSISTGATTTTTSKKAKKPASPKSSTKPSAAKPTVSGKKRQAKGSKTKLDPAEEKTKVPKVSKASRVTSLPDRKGSQLTRAKKKLLPKKTTAAKEKKQKKKGVRSRSSL comes from the exons ATGAATGGGCCTTATCTTAAAGATGGCCAGGATTCCTATACATCTAACCTCAAGAAACCTCCAGTGGAGAAGGTTAATGTttggccacacagcagcaggtTTGGAGTTACCAACTTGTCCCCCAACTTTTTCTTTTGCCTCTCTGTCTCCTTGCTGTGCCAAGCAGGCATGCTCTGGGGGCACCCCCAGTGCCTGGACTACGGACCCCCTTTCCAGCCCCCTTTCCACCTGGAGTTCTGCTCTGCCTATGAGACCTTTGGCTGCTGTGACCAGGATAAGGACAACAGCATTGCAGCTAAATACTGGGAGATCATGGATTACATTGATCCCCAGGGCCACCAGCTGTGTGGAGGGTATATAAAGGATATCCTGTGTCAG GAGTGCTCCCCATATGCTGCACATCTCTATGATGCAGAAAACCCCCAGACACCTCTTAGGAACCTCCCAGGACTTTGCTTTGACTACTGCTCTGAGTTCCATTTCAATTGCCGCTCTGCTATTACACTGCTGACTAATGATAAACACATTCAAGAATGCTGTGAGAGGAACAAAACCCGCTTCTGTAACCTCCTTAACATACAGGACCAAGACTATTGCTACCCCAATGTGCTGAAAAACACAGACCTCAATCGCAACCTGGGGTCAGTAGTGGAGGACCCCAAAGGCTGCCTTCAGCTGTGCCTGACAGAGGTTGCTAATGGGCTGAGGAATCCGGTACTGATGCTCCATGCTAATGACAACACCCACCGCATGTTTGTAGCTGAACAGGTGGGGATCATCTGGGTCTACTTGCCTGATGGGAGCCGACTGGAGGAGCCCTTTCTAGATATTAAGAAAATAGTGCTAGCTACCCCATGGATAGGGGATGAGAGGGGTTTCCTAGGGATGGCTTTTCACCCCAAGCAcaaacacaacagaaaatttTACATCTATTATTCATACATGGACAAGAAGAAAGCGGAGAAGATCCGGATCAGTGAATTCAAAGTTTTGACGTCTGATGTCAACAAAGCTGATCCACGCTCAGAAAG gaGTCTTTTGGAACTTGAAGAACCAGCTGCAAATCATAACGGGGGGCAGCTCCTCTTTGGCATGGATGGCTATCTATATCTGTTCATCGGGGATGGAGGGAAAGCTGGGGACCCTTTTGGAAAATTTGGGAATGCTCAGAACAA GAGTACGTTACTAGGAAAAGTTTTACGGATAGATGTGAATGGAAAAAGTCCAGATGGAAAGCATTATCGCATCCCACCAGATAACCCCTTTGTCTCTGACCCCAAGGCTCTCCCTGAGGTCTATGCGTACGGGGTCAGGAATATGTGGCGCTGTGCTGTTGACAGAGGGGACCCAGTCACTCACAAGGGACGAGGAAGAATATTCTGTGGTGATGTTGGACAGAACAGGTTTGAAGAAGTTGACATCATTGTTAAAGGAGGGAACTACGGCTGGAGAgctaaggagggatttgaatgttATGACATAAAGCTTTGCTATAATTCCTCCTTAG ATGACATTCTTCCGATATTTGCCTATGGCCACACTGTGGGGAAGTCCGTCACTGGAGGATACGTGTACCGGGGGTGTGAATCCCCAAACCTGAATGGCCTCTACATTTTTGGTGATTTCATGAGTGG TCGCCTTATGGCTTtgcaggaagaggagagggaaaatAAATGGAAGAAACAAGATATTTGTATTGGTAGCACTAAAGCCTGTGCTTTCCCGGGTCTGATTAGCTCCTATAACAAATTCATCATCTCCTTTGCTGAAGACGAGGCAG GGGAGCTTTATTTTATGGCTACTTCTTATCCCAGTGCCTATGCACCCCATGGAGCTATCTACAAATTTGTTGATCCTGCAAG GAGAGCTCCACCTGGGAAGTGTAAACACAAGCCTATTCCAGTGAAAACAAAGAGTAAGCGTATCCCATTTGCTCCTCTGGCAA AGACTGTCCTTGAACTGCTTAATGAACCCCCAACAACCAAGCCTCCCAACACATCCTCCATCTCCACTGGAGCCACCACAACAACAACTTCCAAAAAAGCCAAGAAGCCAGCTTCCCCAAAAAGCTCCACCAAGCCGTCAGCAGCAAAGCCAACTGTGTCTGGCAAAAAGAGGCAGGCCAAAGGATCCAAGACTAAACTAGATCCAGCAGAAGAGAAGACAAAGGTTCCAAAGGTATCCAAAGCATCACGTGTGACATCTTTGCCAGACAGGAAAGGTTCCCAGCTAACCAGAGCCAAGAAGAAACTTCTCCCCAAGAAAACAACAGCAGCgaaggagaaaaaacagaagaaaaaaggagTCAGATCAAGGAGTTCCCTCTGA